The Heliangelus exortis chromosome 10, bHelExo1.hap1, whole genome shotgun sequence genome includes a window with the following:
- the USP38 gene encoding ubiquitin carboxyl-terminal hydrolase 38, producing MDKILEGLVSSSHPLPLKRVIVRRVVESAETPLSQAQCRAMFALSTRLVLQGPDPFQRQVGRQVLEAYGRYHRAEFEAFFNRGLVLGLLQRGYGELSNRDPAILDYIQAGLRLIMSCPSVLELFELLQVEALRIVCERPAPPLCARLCQLLGDFPQCLPRGRKLSLAFCQQLVRSIAHFQSQGTREAELRLYVSQVTQVSGLLRSVWKAEPETLLPSLQELFAVISAADTSFEPSVALASLVQHIPLQMITVLIRSLTTDPNVKDASMTQALCRMIDWLSWPLAQHVETWVIALLKGLAAVQKFTILIDVTLLKIELVFNRLWFPLVRPGALAVLSHMLLSFQHSPEAFHLIVPHVVALVHSFKKDGLSSSTAFLMQLSELIHCMIYHYSGFPELYEPILEALKDMPKPTEEKMKLILSQSAWTSQSSFLPSCSSRLSGKSETGKTGLINLGNTCYMNSVIQALFMATDFRRHVLSLNLNGCNSLMRKLQHLFAFLAHTQREAYAPRIFFEASRPPWFTPRSQQDCSEYLRFLLDRLHEEERTLKALSSVKTSESTMNEDSQTQETVHKAQVFAEASCLRNEERTLIEKMFGGKLKTTICCLNCRSMSQKEEAFTDLSLAFCPPTSLESVSPRYMENSEVRDDYMVQANTSVSSPAEETPFNNLEVNSGCDTVIDEGTLKDFTAEPNSENTTNSELNKIQDSGDLSPRLVGKMPLSVTDLLNYFLAPEILSGDNKYYCEKCASLQNAEKTMQIIEEPEYLILTLLRFSYDPKCHIRRKILDNVSLPLVLKLPVKRAACPLAIVSGDCSVGVEISDIGENLAKKLKPSGADEVSCPQLVPYLLSSVVVHSGVSSESGHYYSYARNVTGSEPSGLCHQSTTLSLVAPQDKLLAEENPCTVVENELDTEMPREWFLFNDSRVTFTSFQSVQKITSRFPKDTAYVLFYKKQNSTYGFNTSSANGLWVNGDPPLQKDLMDAITKDNKLYLQEQELSARTQALQAASASCSFRPNGFDDNDPPGSCGPTGGGGGGGFSTVGRLVF from the exons ATGGACAAGATCCTGGAGGGGCTGGTGAGCTCCTCGCACCCGCTGCCGCTGAAGCGGGTGATCGTGCGGCGGGTGGTGGAGTCGGCCGAGACGCCGCTGAGCCAGGCGCAGTGCCGCGCCATGTTCGCCCTCAGCACCCggctggtgctgcagggccCCGACCCCTTCCAGCGGCAGGTGGGCCGGCAGGTGCTGGAGGCTTACGGGCGCTACCACCGCGCCGAGTTCGAGGCTTTCTTCAACCGCGGGCTGGTCCTCGGCCTCCTGCAGCGCGGCTACGGCGAGCTGAGCAACCGCGACCCCGCCATCCTCGACTACATCCAGGCGGGCTTGCGCCTCATCATGAGCTGCCCCTCGGTGCTGGAGCTCTTCGAGCTGCTGCAGGTGGAGGCCCTGCGGATCGTGTGCGAGCGGCCGGCCCCGCCGCTCTGCGCCCgcctctgccagctgctgggtgACTTCCCGCAGTGCCTGCCCCGCGGCAGGAAGCTTTCCCTCGccttctgccagcagctggtGCGCAGCATCGCCCACTTCCAGAGCCAGGGAACCCGGGAGGCCGAGCTGCGCCTCTACGTCTCGCAGGTGACGCAGGTCAGCGGGCTGCTGAGGAGCGTCTGGAAGGCAGAGCCCGAGACgctgctgccctccctccaGGAGCTTTTCGCCGTCATCTCCGCCGCCG ATACTTCATTTGAACCTTCTGTTGCTTTGGCAAGTCTTGTGCAGCACATACCACTGCAGATGATTACAGTACTCATCAGGAGCCTCACTACAGATCCAAATGTGAAAGATGCAAGTATGACTCAAGCTCTGTGCAG AATGATTGACTGGTTGTCCTGGCCTCTGGCTCAGCATGTGGAAACATGGGTGATTGCACTGCTGAAAGGGCTGGCTGCAGTGCAGAAATTTACCATCCTCATTGATGTGACTCTGCTGAAGATTGAATTG gtgTTTAATCGACTTTGGTTTCCTCTAGTGAGGCCTGGTGCCCTTGCTGTCCTTTCCCACATGCTACTTAGTTTTCAGCATTCTCCAGAAGCTTTTCATTTG ATTGTCCCACATGTGGTTGCTTTGGTTCACTCTTTCAAAAAAGATGGATTATCTTCCAGTACAGCCTTTTTGATGCAGTTGTCTGAGTTGATACACTGTATGATTTATCATTACTCAGGATTTCCAGAGCTCTATGAACCCATCCTGGAAGCTCTTAAG GATATGCCCAAACCCACTGAAGAGAAGATGAAGTTGATTCTCAGTCAGAGTGCCTGGACTTCTCAATCCAGTTTTTTGCCATCTTGTTCATCTAGACTTTCTGGAAAATCTGAAACTGGGAAGACAGGTCTAATTAATCTAGGAAATACCTGCTACATGAACAGTGTTATTCAGGCCCTTTTTATGGCTACAGA ttttaggaGACATGTTTTATCACTGAATCTAAATGGGTGTAATTCACTAATGAGAAAATTACAGCATCTCTTTGCATTTTTGGCCCATACACAG AGGGAGGCATATGCACCTAGAATTTTCTTTGAGGCTTCCAGACCACCATGGTTCACCCCTCGATCCCAGCAGGATTGCTCAGAATATCTCAGATTCCTGCTAGACAG gCTGCATGAAGAAGAGAGAACCTTGAAAGCATTGTCTTCAGTGAAAACTTCTGAAAGCACAATGAATGAAGACTCCCAGACACAAGAAACTGTCCATAAAGCACAAGTATTTGCTGAAGCATCTTGTTtgagaaatgaagaaagaacTCTGATAGAGAAGATGTTTGGAGGAAAACTGAAGACTACTATATGCTGTTTGAACTGCAGGAGTATGTCTCAGAAGGAAGAAGCTTTCACAGATCTCTCTCTGGCTTTCTGTCCTCCAACTTCCTTGGAGAGTGTTAGCCCAAGATATATGGAAAATTCTGAAGTGAGAGATGACTACATGGTGCAAGCTAATACTTCAGTATCTAGTCCTGCTGAAGAAACACCTTTCAATAATTTGGAAGTAAATAGTGGCTGTGACACAGTAATTGATGAAGGAACCCTAAAAGATTTTACTGCTGAGCCAAACTCTGAGAATACCACAAATTCTGAACTCAACAAAATTCAAGATAGTGGGGATCTTTCTCCCAGGCTAGTAGGTAAAATGCCTCTGTCAGTTACAGACTtgctaaattattttctggcaCCTGAAATCCTCAGTGGAGACAATAAGTATTATTGTGAAAAGTGTGCCTCTCTGCAGAATGCTGAGAAAACTATGCAAATCATTGAGGAACCTGAATACCTCATTCTCACTCTTTTGAGATTTTCATATGATCCAAAGTGCCACATAAGGCGCAAAATCTTGGACAATGTGTCCCTGCCTCTTGTTTTGAAACTGCCAGTGAAAAGAGCAGCCTGCCCTCTAGCTATAGTTTCAGGAGATTGTTCTGTTGGTGTTGAGATTTCTGATATTGGAGAAAATCTTGCTAAAAAACTGAAGCCCTCAGGTGCTGATGAAGTGAGCTGCCCACAGCTGGTGCCCTACCTGTTAAGCTCTGTGGTGGTGCATTCTGGTGTGTCTTCTGAAAGTGGACATTATTATTCATATGCTAGAAATGTTACAGGGTCAGAGCCTTCAGGACTCTGCCACCAATCTACAACTCTTTCTTTAGTTGCTCCTCAAGATAAGTTGTTGGCAGAGGAGAATCCTTGTACTGTTGTAGAAAATGAGCTGGACACTGAGATGCCAAGAGAATGGTTTCTGTTCAATGACAGCAGAGTGACATTTACCTCATTTCAGTCAGTCCAGAAAATTACCAGTAGATTTCCAAAAGACACTGCTTATGTTCtgttttacaaaaaacaaaatagtaCCTATGGCTTCAACACCAGTTCAGCAAATGGACTCTGGGTAAATGGAGACCCTCCTCTACAGAAAGATCTCATGGATGCAATTACAAAAGATAACAAACTATACTTGCAG GAGCAAGAGCTTAGTGCTCGAACACAAGCACTTCAAGCTGCCTCAGCATCCTGCTCCTTCCGACCCAATGGATTTGATGACAATGATCCCCCAGGAAGCTGTGGACCCacaggtggaggaggagggggggggttcAGTACAGTTGGGAGATTGGTCTTTTGA